Proteins co-encoded in one Euleptes europaea isolate rEulEur1 chromosome 1, rEulEur1.hap1, whole genome shotgun sequence genomic window:
- the TNPO2 gene encoding transportin-2, whose translation MDWQPDEQGLQQVLQLLKDSQSPNTATQRIVQDKLKQLNQFPDFNNYLIFVLTRLKSEDEPTRSLSGLILKNNVKAHYQSFPQPVAEFIKQECLNNIGDASSLIRATIGILITTIASKGELQMWPELLPQLCNLLNSEDYNTCEGAFGALQKICEDSSELLDSDALNRPLNVMIPKFLQFFKHCSPKIRSHAIACVNQFIMDRAQALMDNIDTFIEHLFALAVDEDPEVRKNVCRALVMLLEVRIDRLIPHMHSIIQYMLQRTQDSDENVALEACEFWLTLAEQPICKEVLSSHLVQLIPILVNGMKYSEIDIILLKGDVEEDEAIPDSEQDIKPRFHKSRTVTLQHEEERLQDDEDGEDEDDDDDTLSDWNLRKCSAAALDVLANVFRDELLPHLLPLLKGLLFHPEWVIKESGILVLGAIAEGCMQGMVPYLPELIPHLIQCLSDKKALVRSIACWTLSRYAHWVVSQPPDMYLKPLMTELLKRILDSNKRVQEAACSAFATLEEEACTELVPYLSFILDTLVFAFGKYQHKNLLILYDAIGTLADSVGHHLNQPEYIQKLMPPLIQKWNELKDEDKDLFPLLECLSSVATALQSGFLPYCEPVYQRCVTLVQKTLAQAMMYSQHPDQYEAPDKDFMIVALDLLSGLAEGLGCHVEQLVARSNIMTLLFQCMQDTMPEVRQSSFALLGDLTKACFMHVKPCIAEFMPILGTNLNPEFISVCNNATWAIGEICMQMGAEMQPYVQMVLNNLVEIINRPNTPKTLLENTAITIGRLGYVCPQEVAPMLQQFIRPWCTSLRNIRDNEEKDSAFRGICMMIGVNPGGVVQDFIFFCDAVASWVSPKDDLRDMFYKILHGFKDQVGEDNWQQFSEQFPPLLKERLAAFYGV comes from the exons ATGAACCAACGCGTTCTCTGAGTGGTCTGATCCTGAAGAACAACGTGAAGGCTCATTACCAGAGTTTCCCTCAGCCAGTTGCAGAATTCATTAAGCAAGAATGTCTTAACAACATAGGAGATGCTTCTTCTCTTATCAGAGCTACCATTG GAATTCTTATCACCACCATTGCGTCGAAGGGAGAGCTGCAGATGTGGCCAGAGCTTCTGCCCCAGCTCTGCAACCTGCTCAACTCTGAGGACTATAACACCTGTGAA GGGGCTTTTGGTGCCTTACAGAAGATCTGCGAAGATTCCTCTGAGCTCCTGGACAGTGATGCTCTCAATCGGCCACTTAATGTCATGATCCCAAAGTTTCTACAGTTCTTCAAGCACTGCAGCCCCAAAATTAG GTCCCATGCCATTGCCTGTGTTAACCAGTTCATCATGGACAGGGCCCAAGCACTGATGGATAACATAGACACTTTCATTGAG CATCTCTTTGCCCTGGCAGTAGATGAAGATCCCGAGGTTCGGAAAAACGTTTGCCGAGCGCTGGTGATGCTGCTCGAGGTGCGGATCGACCGATTGATCCCTCACATGCACAGTATCATTCAG TACATGTTGCAGAGGACCCAGGACAGCGATGAGAATGTGGCATTGGAGGCATGTGAATTTTGGCTGACCTTGGCTGAGCAGCCTATCTGCAAGGAGGTGCTCTCTTCGCATCTGGTGCA GTTGATTCCAATTTTGGTGAATGGAATGAAATATTCTGAAATTGATATCATATTGCTAAAG GGTGACGTAGAAGAAGACGAGGCCATCCCTGACAGCGAACAGGACATCAAGCCTCGTTTTCACAAGTCACGGACGGTTACTCTGCAGCATGAAGAGGAACGGCTGCAAGATGACGAAGATGGAGAGGATGAGGATGATGACGATGATACACTTTCCGATTGGAATCTGA ggaagTGCTCTGCTGCAGCCCTTGACGTCTTAGCCAATGTCTTCAGAGACGAGCTCCTCCCGCATCTCCTCCCGCTGCTCAAGGGGCTGCTCTTCCACCCCGAGTGGGTCATCAAGGAGTCGGGGATCCTTGTTCTAGGAGCCATTGCTGAAG GCTGCATGCAGGGCATGGTCCCCTACCTCCCGGAGCTGATTCCCCACCTGATCCAGTGTCTCTCGGACAAGAAGGCCCTCGTGCGTTCCATCGCCTGCTGGACCCTGAGCCGTTACGCCCACTGGGTTGTGAGCCAGCCCCCAGATATGTATCTCAAGCCTCTGATGACCGAGCTGCTGAAGCGGATTCTCGATAGCAACAAGAGAGTGCAGGAGGCTGCTTGCAG TGCATTTGCCACCCTTGAGGAGGAGGCGTGCACTGAGCTGGTCCCGTATCTCAGCTTCATCCTGGATACTTTGGTCTTTGCCTTTGGGAAATACCAGCACAAGAACCTGCTGATCCTGTACGATGCAATTGGCACTCTGGCTGATTCTGTTGGGCACCACCTCAACCAGCCG GAGTACATCCAGAAACTGATGCCCCCGCTGATCCAGAAGTGGAATGAGTTGAAGGATGAAGACAAGGATCTTTTCCCTCTCTTGGAA TGCTTGTCATCTGtagcaactgctctccagagtgGCTTTCTACCATACTGTGAACCTGTCTACCAGCGTTGCGTGACTCTGGTGCAGAAGACCCTCGCTCAAGCCATG ATGTATAGTCAACACCCAGACCAGTACGAGGCTCCTGATAAAGACTTCATGATCGTAGCTCTGGACCTGCTGAGTGGGTTGGCTGAAGGCCTGGGGTGTCACGTGGAGCAGCTTGTAGCACGGAGCAATATCATGACTCTGCTGTTCCAGTGCATGCAG GACACCATGCCAGAGGTTCGGCAGAGCTCTTTTGCACTCTTAGGGGATCTTACCAAAGCCTGTTTCATGCACGTCAAGCCGTGCATTG CTGAATTCATGCCCATCTTAGGGACCAACTTGAATCCAGAATTCATTTCTGTGTGCAATAACGCCACTTGGGCTATTGGAGAAATCTGCATGCAGATGG GAGCTGAAATGCAGCCATATGTCCAGATGGTCCTGAATAACCTTGTGGAGATAATCAACCGCCCAAACACCCCCAAAACACTTCTGGAGAACACAG CCATCACGATTGGACGCTTGGGTTACGTCTGCCCTCAGGAGGTGGCACCGATGCTGCAGCAGTTTATCAGACCCTG GTGTACGTCTCTGAGGAACATACGTGATAATGAAGAGAAGGACTCGGCCTTCCGTGGCATCTGTATGATGATCGGAGTAAACCCTGGTGGGGTTGTTCAG gattttattttcttctgcgATGCTGTTGCTTCCTGGGTGAGCCCAAAAGATGACCTGAGGGACATGTTTTATAAG aTTCTTCATGGGTTCAAAGATCAAGTCGGGGAGGacaactggcagcagttctcagaGCAGTTTCCTCCGCTTCTGAAGGAGAGGCTAGCTGCATTCTATGGGGTCTAG